In the genome of Petrotoga olearia DSM 13574, one region contains:
- the bcp gene encoding thioredoxin-dependent thiol peroxidase, which produces MKYLNFGIGDKIPEFSLKDSEGHQINSRDFIGKWLVLYFYPRDNTPGCTKEAVDFSNYLEDFKKYNCQIVGVSADTVEKHSNFKEKHNLKVILLSDPEHSVLEKFGVWQLKKNYGKENWGVVRSTILIDPNGTIKKVWENVKVKDHVLDVLESLKNLSNKRE; this is translated from the coding sequence ATGAAATATCTTAATTTTGGAATAGGCGATAAAATACCAGAGTTTTCACTCAAAGATTCTGAAGGTCATCAGATTAATAGCAGGGATTTTATCGGAAAATGGCTTGTACTCTATTTCTATCCACGGGATAACACTCCTGGTTGTACTAAAGAAGCAGTTGATTTTTCAAACTACTTAGAGGATTTCAAAAAATACAATTGCCAAATAGTGGGAGTGAGTGCCGATACTGTAGAAAAACATTCAAACTTTAAAGAAAAACATAATTTAAAAGTGATTTTACTAAGTGACCCCGAACATTCCGTTCTTGAAAAATTCGGCGTCTGGCAACTTAAGAAGAATTACGGTAAAGAAAATTGGGGAGTTGTTAGATCAACAATTCTGATAGATCCAAATGGAACAATTAAAAAAGTATGGGAAAATGTAAAAGTAAAAGATCATGTTTTAGATGTACTGGAAAGCTTAAAAAACCTATCAAATAAAAGGGAGTAA
- a CDS encoding class II aldolase/adducin family protein has protein sequence MNIKNKVVELCKKISQEGLVKGTWGNVSLKDENKIYITPSGYPYEKMVDEDVTIIDFEGRVLEGFRVPSSEYKLHIAIYKNRSDVNCVLHTHPIYSSIVSIVKEFIPPLIEDGIMICGEKINVARYGEPGSWELAHNAVKALGTNNAVILKNHGLVTVGANETEALTASIVAEKTAQIYIEALKIGNISILPEEEAIKLRNKYLSSYRQKG, from the coding sequence ATGAATATTAAAAACAAAGTAGTGGAATTATGCAAAAAAATATCACAAGAGGGATTAGTGAAAGGAACCTGGGGAAATGTTTCATTAAAAGACGAAAACAAAATCTATATAACTCCATCAGGGTACCCATATGAAAAAATGGTCGATGAAGATGTTACAATAATAGATTTTGAGGGTAGAGTTCTTGAAGGATTCAGAGTACCTTCTTCGGAGTACAAACTTCATATAGCTATTTACAAAAACAGAAGCGACGTGAATTGCGTTTTACATACGCATCCTATATATTCATCCATAGTATCGATTGTTAAGGAGTTTATTCCACCCTTAATCGAAGATGGTATAATGATCTGTGGTGAAAAAATTAATGTAGCAAGATATGGAGAACCAGGGTCATGGGAGTTAGCTCACAATGCAGTAAAAGCTCTAGGAACAAATAACGCAGTAATATTAAAAAATCATGGTTTAGTCACTGTGGGAGCAAACGAGACAGAAGCATTGACAGCTTCAATAGTTGCTGAAAAAACAGCTCAAATTTATATTGAAGCCCTAAAAATTGGTAATATTTCTATCCTGCCAGAAGAAGAAGCTATAAAATTGAGGAATAAGTATCTCTCTTCGTATAGACAAAAAGGCTGA
- a CDS encoding ferritin, whose protein sequence is MKLEDKMLNALNEQINKEIFSAYLYYSMAAYFDSINLEGFANWMKVQAKEELTHAHKLYDYIYDKDGVVELGSIEKPKKGWGSPLEAFNDAYEHELSVTQSIDKLVDLAIELNDHATQSFLQWFVNEQIEEEANTKKIVDTLKMIGENKTALFIFNSQLGSRQ, encoded by the coding sequence ATGAAATTAGAAGATAAGATGTTGAATGCCCTTAACGAACAAATAAACAAAGAAATTTTTTCCGCGTACCTCTATTATTCGATGGCAGCATATTTTGATTCAATCAATTTAGAAGGATTTGCTAATTGGATGAAAGTACAAGCAAAAGAAGAGCTTACTCATGCCCATAAGTTGTATGACTATATTTACGACAAAGATGGTGTAGTAGAATTAGGTAGTATCGAAAAGCCGAAGAAAGGATGGGGAAGCCCCTTAGAAGCTTTTAATGATGCATATGAACATGAACTTTCAGTTACACAATCTATCGACAAGTTGGTTGATTTAGCCATAGAATTAAACGATCATGCAACTCAAAGTTTTCTACAATGGTTTGTAAACGAACAAATAGAAGAAGAAGCTAATACAAAGAAGATTGTAGATACCTTGAAAATGATTGGTGAAAACAAAACAGCTTTGTTCATATTCAATAGTCAACTTGGTAGTAGGCAATGA
- a CDS encoding methyl-accepting chemotaxis protein has product MKKLDLSKVHWFNKFGNKIGIMLILFALVPSVFFVIYITNAIQKSSEQNEAQVSALIESLNQDYLDQINKYNSLIQEQLNQYNDYLTNQIEIIEAQFSEQLEKNYTDSFDNSLETLSHVFINFIDTEKNSLEKSGKMIAAIPGIQEKTASKSISLIERYSLLEPYVTSQQYNGMQLWIMNTPDTRGSGLEITSRNTSYKVQKKAETYLKGYEYTKDLNIEDFLNNQFKTILDIGYMTPVIETKSFNSTPYFIGIFPVVDPIATNTVNGFLVVLEEFDNQKLLEISKLLDAYITLFNKDFNVLYSNLPEEEVSLNESKLNEQFISEEIINKPLRSFYFQTDEFDGIYLQIAKEFQTLETSINIPLQTSFELPSLTPKQVNFELDLGLDKIIRNVLFILLILIVIIIVVSYLFRKQFGDRIERLTNAVEKLSEGDLTVNFESKSKDEIGQMANALSEMSKELRRSMGSIMQASNKVENASESLTQSSQESRKSSEELKNQMDKIQTNAEETAGNVEEVTSGVDEVARAAQGVSQDAQRLSEEADETSKAAEEGSKTIESISQAVKEAVERTKESQKEVETLASNAKNVQSIVETINSITEQTNLLALNAAIEAARAGEAGRGFAVVADEIRKLAEESRNATDEISQILTNITQGTNKVNESTNKVVGTIGEINEKMVNVQQSFNRIKERIERMNQGIENMTASAEEQSASAQEMSTAMDRVAKAVTEISEQLERSRSVIDEQVNQAVGINEEAKELSELATELKGLVESFKI; this is encoded by the coding sequence GTGAAAAAATTGGACTTATCTAAAGTTCATTGGTTTAACAAATTCGGTAACAAGATAGGAATTATGTTGATTCTTTTCGCTCTGGTCCCAAGTGTATTTTTTGTAATATACATTACCAATGCTATTCAAAAAAGTTCTGAACAAAACGAGGCACAAGTATCTGCCTTGATTGAGTCTTTAAATCAGGATTATTTAGATCAAATTAATAAATATAACTCTTTAATTCAAGAACAACTAAACCAATACAACGATTATTTAACCAATCAAATAGAAATCATTGAGGCACAATTTTCCGAACAGTTAGAAAAAAATTATACAGATTCTTTTGATAATTCTTTAGAAACCTTAAGTCACGTTTTCATTAATTTTATAGATACTGAAAAAAATTCACTTGAGAAATCAGGAAAAATGATAGCTGCTATTCCAGGTATTCAAGAGAAAACCGCTTCAAAATCTATTTCTTTGATTGAAAGATACAGTTTACTTGAACCTTACGTAACATCCCAACAATACAACGGGATGCAACTTTGGATTATGAACACTCCTGATACGCGTGGAAGTGGTTTGGAAATTACCTCAAGAAATACGTCGTATAAAGTACAAAAAAAGGCTGAAACCTATTTAAAAGGATATGAATATACAAAAGATTTGAATATCGAAGACTTTTTAAATAACCAATTTAAAACAATCCTAGACATTGGTTATATGACTCCGGTTATAGAAACTAAGTCATTCAATTCTACACCTTATTTTATCGGAATTTTTCCAGTAGTCGATCCTATCGCTACAAACACGGTAAATGGGTTTCTAGTGGTCTTAGAAGAATTTGACAATCAAAAATTGTTGGAAATATCGAAACTTCTAGACGCATACATAACTTTATTCAATAAAGATTTCAACGTTCTTTATTCAAATTTACCAGAAGAGGAAGTTTCTTTAAATGAAAGTAAATTAAATGAACAATTTATCAGTGAAGAAATAATCAATAAACCTTTGAGAAGTTTTTATTTCCAAACAGATGAATTCGATGGCATATACCTTCAAATTGCAAAAGAATTCCAAACATTAGAGACATCAATCAATATTCCTTTACAAACATCTTTTGAACTACCTTCATTAACCCCGAAACAAGTAAATTTTGAATTAGATCTAGGCTTGGATAAAATTATAAGAAACGTTTTATTTATACTGTTAATTCTAATCGTTATCATTATTGTTGTCTCCTATTTGTTTAGAAAACAATTCGGAGACAGAATTGAACGATTAACAAATGCTGTTGAAAAGCTTTCAGAAGGAGACCTAACGGTAAACTTTGAAAGCAAAAGCAAAGACGAGATAGGGCAGATGGCTAACGCTCTATCAGAAATGAGTAAAGAACTAAGAAGATCTATGGGCTCAATAATGCAAGCATCAAACAAAGTAGAAAACGCATCAGAAAGTCTAACGCAATCATCACAAGAAAGTAGAAAGAGCTCAGAAGAACTCAAAAACCAAATGGACAAGATACAAACAAACGCTGAAGAAACGGCAGGGAACGTAGAAGAAGTAACCTCAGGGGTAGACGAAGTAGCAAGGGCGGCACAAGGAGTATCCCAAGACGCACAAAGGCTAAGTGAAGAAGCAGATGAAACAAGTAAAGCTGCAGAAGAAGGAAGCAAAACGATAGAAAGTATAAGTCAAGCGGTGAAAGAAGCGGTAGAAAGGACAAAAGAAAGTCAAAAAGAAGTAGAAACACTCGCAAGCAATGCCAAGAACGTACAAAGTATAGTAGAAACGATAAACTCGATAACGGAACAAACGAACCTTTTGGCACTAAACGCAGCGATAGAAGCAGCAAGGGCAGGAGAAGCTGGAAGAGGATTTGCAGTAGTAGCGGATGAAATAAGGAAATTAGCGGAAGAATCAAGGAATGCAACGGATGAAATATCCCAGATACTAACCAACATAACGCAAGGAACGAACAAAGTAAACGAATCTACGAACAAGGTAGTAGGAACGATAGGAGAAATAAACGAAAAGATGGTAAATGTACAACAAAGTTTCAACAGGATAAAAGAAAGGATAGAAAGGATGAACCAAGGGATAGAAAACATGACGGCAAGTGCAGAAGAACAAAGTGCAAGTGCGCAAGAGATGAGCACAGCGATGGACAGGGTAGCGAAAGCGGTAACAGAAATAAGTGAACAATTAGAAAGATCAAGAAGTGTAATAGACGAACAAGTAAACCAAGCTGTAGGAATAAACGAAGAAGCAAAAGAGTTGAGTGAATTAGCCACAGAGTTAAAAGGGTTGGTTGAAAGTTTTAAGATATAA
- a CDS encoding 2,3-bisphosphoglycerate-independent phosphoglycerate mutase, which translates to MTSVDRQQIIKDLVVKTDSKIVLLVMDGLGDLPKDGKTPLQAAYKPNMDALAKESDLGQSVPVSQGITPGSGPGHLSLFGYDSLKYDIGRGILEALGLGIRVDKKDVVARGNFATIKDGIIIDRRAGRPSSEESKKIVEILSQNIKKIEDVDITFYPGKEHRFVVKFTGEGLFDEVTDADPQREGQPMEWAKATNPDSEKMANIVNKLIREIGEVLKDQPKMNFALLRGFSKHPLLPSFEENYKLKAAAIATYPMYKGLAKLVGMDVLEAGQTTEDEVETLKKVWNEYDFFYFHVKKTDSYGEDGNFEEKVTVIEDTDKAVKEILSLNPDVLIITGDHSTPALLKAHSWHPVPVLLYSKYVRKGLSVSFDEYECAKGTLGTISALDIMPLALANALKLEKYGA; encoded by the coding sequence GTGACTAGTGTTGATAGGCAACAAATTATAAAAGATTTAGTAGTTAAGACAGATTCTAAAATCGTATTACTCGTCATGGATGGATTAGGAGATCTACCAAAAGACGGTAAAACACCACTTCAAGCTGCATACAAACCCAACATGGATGCATTAGCCAAAGAAAGTGATTTGGGACAAAGTGTACCTGTTTCACAGGGAATCACTCCGGGTAGCGGGCCTGGACATCTTTCACTTTTCGGCTATGACTCCTTAAAGTATGATATAGGAAGAGGTATATTAGAAGCTCTCGGATTAGGAATAAGAGTAGATAAAAAGGACGTTGTCGCAAGAGGAAATTTTGCTACAATAAAAGATGGAATAATAATTGATAGAAGGGCAGGGAGACCTTCTAGTGAAGAATCAAAGAAAATCGTAGAAATCCTCTCCCAAAATATTAAAAAAATAGAAGATGTTGATATTACTTTCTATCCTGGAAAAGAGCATAGATTTGTCGTCAAATTTACAGGTGAAGGCTTATTTGATGAGGTAACCGATGCTGATCCACAAAGAGAAGGTCAGCCAATGGAATGGGCCAAGGCAACGAATCCTGATTCTGAAAAAATGGCTAATATAGTCAACAAATTGATAAGAGAGATAGGGGAAGTGTTGAAGGATCAACCAAAAATGAATTTTGCACTATTACGAGGGTTTTCCAAACATCCTCTACTGCCATCTTTTGAAGAAAATTATAAACTAAAGGCCGCTGCTATAGCTACCTACCCTATGTATAAAGGGCTTGCAAAATTAGTTGGAATGGACGTTTTAGAAGCTGGTCAAACAACAGAAGATGAGGTCGAAACATTGAAAAAAGTATGGAATGAATATGATTTCTTCTACTTTCATGTGAAAAAAACTGACTCTTATGGTGAAGACGGTAATTTTGAGGAAAAAGTGACGGTAATAGAGGATACCGATAAAGCCGTAAAAGAAATTTTAAGCCTCAATCCAGATGTTTTAATTATAACCGGAGATCATTCCACTCCTGCTTTACTAAAAGCACACAGTTGGCATCCTGTCCCAGTCTTGCTTTATTCAAAATATGTAAGAAAAGGACTGTCTGTATCTTTTGATGAATATGAATGCGCAAAGGGGACCCTTGGAACGATATCAGCATTAGATATTATGCCGTTAGCTTTGGCAAATGCTTTAAAACTAGAAAAGTACGGAGCTTAA
- a CDS encoding ABC transporter substrate-binding protein, whose translation MKKKLFVFIVTSLFINLFAVQITIAVESIEDQIQLLNSQIENFEKQNPDIDVEIYLIPSYPGSTYKFYGTFVVTNAKEPTILSLDMEWINEFSPFLVSLNQDAEYFDVNNLVPQTIEMVTINSEIKAIPYYVETGVLYYRKDLLEKYGYEVPKTWDELITIAKDISQKEGIEGLVWPGARYEELTTFFLEILYSNGGKIFEGDNFVLEQQENKEKALESLKILNNIISEEISPKGITTYREEECRNIFQSGEAVFMRNLSYAWHLLNSEGSAVNGKVGIAPIPKTEFTNQHVFVLEGKALAINPNASDEEREAAKKFIKYLISKENQIQRLTQLNFLPTDLEVFNEPTISEVDPNLLNFKYSLENLVLKPKSPIYTEISFPIQNNVYDVLTGRINVERALNNIISEIKFLLR comes from the coding sequence ATGAAGAAAAAATTGTTTGTCTTTATTGTCACATCTTTATTTATTAACTTGTTTGCTGTTCAAATAACTATAGCGGTCGAATCAATTGAAGATCAAATCCAATTACTAAACTCCCAAATAGAGAATTTTGAAAAACAAAATCCAGATATTGACGTTGAAATTTATTTGATTCCTAGCTACCCAGGTTCAACTTACAAATTTTACGGGACATTTGTAGTCACCAACGCAAAAGAACCTACGATCTTATCTCTCGATATGGAATGGATAAATGAATTTTCTCCATTTCTTGTAAGCTTAAATCAAGATGCCGAATATTTTGACGTAAACAATCTTGTTCCACAAACCATAGAAATGGTAACAATTAACAGCGAAATAAAAGCAATTCCTTATTACGTTGAAACTGGTGTTTTGTATTATCGAAAAGATTTATTAGAAAAATATGGATACGAAGTACCGAAAACTTGGGATGAATTGATTACAATCGCAAAGGATATTTCTCAAAAAGAGGGAATAGAAGGTTTGGTTTGGCCGGGTGCTAGATACGAGGAACTCACAACTTTTTTCCTTGAAATTTTATATTCTAATGGAGGCAAGATATTCGAAGGTGATAACTTTGTTCTAGAACAGCAAGAAAATAAGGAAAAGGCTTTAGAAAGCTTAAAAATCTTAAATAACATTATATCTGAAGAAATTAGTCCAAAAGGCATAACAACGTACAGAGAAGAAGAATGCAGAAATATATTCCAAAGTGGCGAGGCTGTTTTCATGAGGAATTTGAGTTATGCTTGGCATTTATTAAATAGCGAAGGTTCTGCTGTTAATGGAAAGGTGGGGATTGCCCCTATTCCAAAAACTGAATTTACTAATCAACATGTATTTGTGCTTGAAGGAAAAGCTTTGGCAATTAACCCTAATGCTTCTGATGAAGAAAGAGAAGCTGCAAAAAAATTTATAAAATATTTGATTTCCAAAGAAAATCAAATACAAAGATTGACACAATTAAACTTTTTACCAACTGATTTAGAAGTCTTTAACGAACCAACTATTTCAGAAGTAGACCCTAATTTATTGAATTTTAAATATTCCTTAGAAAATTTAGTGTTGAAACCAAAATCACCCATATACACAGAAATTTCGTTCCCTATACAAAATAATGTTTACGATGTCTTAACAGGAAGAATTAACGTTGAAAGGGCTTTAAACAACATTATATCTGAAATAAAATTTTTACTACGTTAA